A window from Corynebacterium urogenitale encodes these proteins:
- a CDS encoding MFS transporter, whose protein sequence is MTNNSAAPTGTQPTTDPVDSRKGGLPLLMTVLITAAVAFQLNASMLSPVLATMARELNTDEAAVGLSQTAFFTGGAMCGLFLPRLSDIVGRRKILLIMLGVMALGGVMAALAPNIGVLLVARALQGIAGPTIPMTLIILRSQVKDELRLGTLMGLIAAINGGVAGIDVLLSGWMAEHWGFRSVFWLIAIIGFIAVGVVAAWAPESKPSDNVKMDWGGALFLVISVLLITLAANEAGKAANANWPMVGLMVLGGLIVFAIFWTYENKHEQPMVAPKYLARRHTWGLLLTTVLTMTGVFAAVNGVATSLAQNPSAGFGWDADGAALLLLTPYALVGWAVGPFAGRFAPKIGYSRLLRIANISTAALLLVLAFVGINNKIVLVASIVLIGVTYAGISNIVLNNLGVVNSPKEYEGFLPGMNSAAFNLGAGISFAILPVFMVAGSPEGSDSAAGYTTAFIVGAVILGISALTSLFIPKTTAAEEENTLATV, encoded by the coding sequence ATGACCAATAATTCCGCTGCCCCCACCGGAACGCAGCCGACAACCGACCCTGTGGACAGCCGCAAGGGCGGTCTGCCGCTGCTGATGACGGTGCTCATCACCGCCGCCGTGGCCTTCCAGCTCAACGCCTCCATGCTGTCGCCCGTCCTCGCGACGATGGCGCGGGAGCTCAATACCGACGAAGCCGCCGTGGGCCTGAGCCAGACCGCCTTCTTCACCGGCGGCGCAATGTGTGGCCTCTTCCTGCCCCGCCTCTCCGATATCGTCGGACGACGCAAAATCCTGCTGATCATGCTTGGCGTGATGGCTCTGGGTGGTGTGATGGCCGCACTGGCGCCGAACATCGGCGTGCTGCTAGTCGCCCGCGCCCTGCAAGGCATTGCTGGCCCCACGATTCCGATGACGCTCATCATCCTGCGCAGCCAGGTGAAGGACGAACTGCGCCTGGGCACGCTCATGGGACTCATCGCCGCGATTAACGGCGGCGTGGCTGGCATCGACGTGCTGCTATCCGGCTGGATGGCGGAGCACTGGGGCTTCCGCTCCGTGTTCTGGCTCATCGCCATCATCGGCTTCATCGCCGTGGGCGTGGTTGCCGCATGGGCTCCGGAGTCCAAGCCTTCGGACAACGTGAAGATGGACTGGGGTGGCGCGCTGTTCCTCGTGATCTCTGTCCTGCTCATCACCCTGGCTGCCAATGAGGCTGGTAAGGCCGCCAACGCCAACTGGCCGATGGTTGGCCTGATGGTGCTGGGTGGACTCATCGTGTTTGCCATCTTCTGGACCTATGAAAATAAGCACGAGCAGCCGATGGTCGCACCGAAGTACCTGGCACGCCGCCACACCTGGGGTCTGCTGCTCACCACCGTGCTGACGATGACCGGTGTCTTCGCCGCGGTCAACGGCGTGGCAACCTCCCTGGCCCAGAATCCTTCAGCGGGCTTCGGTTGGGATGCTGACGGTGCCGCGTTACTGTTGCTGACCCCCTACGCGCTCGTCGGCTGGGCGGTCGGCCCCTTCGCCGGTCGCTTCGCCCCAAAGATCGGTTACTCCCGCCTGCTGCGCATCGCCAATATCTCCACCGCAGCGCTGCTGCTGGTACTGGCATTCGTCGGCATCAACAACAAGATCGTGCTGGTCGCGAGCATCGTCCTCATCGGCGTGACCTACGCGGGTATCTCCAACATCGTGTTGAACAACCTGGGTGTGGTGAACTCCCCGAAGGAGTACGAGGGCTTCCTGCCAGGCATGAACTCCGCAGCCTTCAACCTGGGCGCAGGCATCTCCTTCGCCATCCTGCCGGTGTTCATGGTCGCTGGCTCCCCGGAAGGCTCCGACTCCGCAGCGGGGTACACCACCGCGTTCATCGTCGGTGCCGTGATTTTGGGAATCTCCGCGCTGACCTCCCTGTTCATTCCAAAGACGACCGCCGCCGAGGAGGAAAACACCCTGGCCACGGTCTAG
- a CDS encoding bile acid:sodium symporter family protein has product MILIGVVLGIFLPVRGQAAEIADWVVKFAIAFLFFLYGARLAPQEALKGLLHWRLHLLIFGFTFLFFPLVGLAMMPLKHLIGEDLYMGILFLTLVPSTVQSSVAFTSIARGNVAASIVAASASSLAGVVLTPLLVLLLMTSSGGVHIDGSTFINIGVQLLLPFVLGQLLRRWVQPFAASPLTKKVDQISIGLVVYVSFSEGKVSGAWESVHWTMILGLVLGSCVLVWLLLSITSVVTRKLGFNYQDQVAIQFAGTKKSLAAGLPMAAVMFGSGGLGLLILPLMIFHQVQLIICSFRASSYAERYPDSLEHAKTW; this is encoded by the coding sequence ATGATCCTCATCGGCGTGGTGCTGGGGATTTTCTTACCCGTACGTGGTCAGGCGGCTGAAATAGCGGACTGGGTCGTGAAGTTCGCTATCGCCTTCCTGTTCTTCCTCTACGGTGCCCGGCTCGCACCGCAGGAAGCGCTCAAGGGTCTACTGCATTGGCGCCTGCACCTGTTGATCTTCGGCTTCACATTCCTGTTCTTCCCGCTGGTGGGTCTGGCGATGATGCCCCTCAAGCACCTCATCGGCGAAGACCTCTACATGGGTATCCTCTTTCTCACGCTGGTCCCGTCCACTGTGCAATCCTCCGTGGCTTTCACCTCCATCGCCCGCGGCAACGTGGCGGCCTCCATCGTCGCCGCCAGTGCCTCCTCGCTGGCCGGGGTGGTGCTCACGCCACTGCTCGTGCTGCTGCTCATGACCTCCTCCGGCGGAGTGCACATCGATGGCTCCACCTTCATCAACATCGGTGTGCAGTTGCTGCTGCCGTTCGTCCTCGGCCAGCTCTTGCGCCGATGGGTTCAGCCATTTGCCGCCTCACCGCTGACGAAGAAGGTGGATCAGATATCCATCGGCCTGGTGGTGTACGTCTCCTTCTCTGAAGGCAAAGTGTCCGGCGCGTGGGAGAGCGTCCACTGGACAATGATTCTGGGACTGGTGCTCGGCTCGTGTGTGCTGGTGTGGCTCTTGCTATCCATCACCAGCGTCGTTACCCGCAAGCTGGGCTTCAACTACCAGGACCAAGTGGCCATCCAATTCGCAGGCACGAAGAAATCCCTGGCTGCGGGACTGCCGATGGCGGCCGTGATGTTCGGCTCCGGCGGGCTCGGTCTATTGATTCTGCCCTTGATGATCTTCCACCAGGTGCAGCTCATCATCTGCTCCTTCCGGGCCTCCTCTTACGCGGAGCGCTACCCGGACTCCCTCGAGCACGCGAAGACTTGGTAA
- a CDS encoding NUDIX hydrolase codes for MPTPDFIVELRQYVGHAPLWVPGVTAIVLKEVPADAPIWQVPEVLLVQRADNSEWTPVTGIVDPGEEPHVAAVREVAEETGLQVTHEALLGVGQVGPVEYPNGDVTNYVDTAIRCRLVEGTPTEPHIGDDESVNVGWFPISQLPPMKPRFRLVIADAAAQMKHPQGFRPRMGYTKRTAAPES; via the coding sequence ATGCCAACTCCCGATTTCATTGTCGAACTGCGACAGTACGTCGGCCATGCCCCGCTGTGGGTTCCCGGTGTGACTGCCATCGTGCTCAAGGAGGTTCCAGCCGATGCTCCCATCTGGCAGGTGCCGGAGGTCCTGCTGGTCCAGCGTGCGGATAACAGCGAGTGGACTCCCGTTACGGGCATCGTGGACCCCGGTGAGGAGCCACACGTCGCGGCGGTGCGGGAAGTCGCCGAAGAAACCGGGTTGCAGGTGACTCACGAGGCTCTCCTGGGTGTGGGCCAGGTAGGGCCAGTGGAGTACCCGAATGGCGATGTGACGAACTATGTCGATACGGCTATTCGCTGTCGTCTGGTGGAGGGAACCCCGACCGAGCCCCACATCGGGGATGATGAGTCGGTGAACGTCGGTTGGTTCCCCATCAGCCAGTTGCCGCCGATGAAGCCGCGTTTCCGCCTCGTGATCGCAGATGCTGCGGCGCAGATGAAGCACCCGCAGGGATTCCGCCCGCGCATGGGCTACACCAAGCGCACTGCCGCCCCGGAAAGTTAG
- a CDS encoding branched-chain amino acid transporter permease translates to MITAVGLSPAVSSTTPQVLASAGLPEGVELWPTVWILLAVFLVTVALRGLPFAALKFFKESQLVAWLGLVMPVGVMTVLAIYATTTTAQEATSGDAAGGSTIAGVPTGWIAVALGIAFVVAVHLWRRSASLSILLGTVFYVVLVNWVF, encoded by the coding sequence ATGATTACTGCTGTTGGCCTCTCCCCCGCTGTTTCTTCGACGACGCCACAAGTCCTTGCCTCCGCTGGTCTGCCCGAGGGCGTGGAGTTGTGGCCGACGGTGTGGATTCTGTTGGCGGTGTTCCTTGTCACCGTCGCTTTGCGCGGGTTGCCATTTGCCGCGTTGAAGTTCTTCAAGGAATCGCAGCTGGTTGCCTGGTTGGGACTGGTCATGCCAGTGGGTGTGATGACGGTGCTGGCCATCTACGCTACGACGACCACGGCGCAGGAGGCGACGAGTGGAGACGCTGCTGGTGGCAGCACCATCGCCGGGGTGCCTACTGGCTGGATTGCCGTGGCCCTGGGCATCGCATTCGTGGTGGCTGTGCACCTGTGGCGTCGAAGTGCCAGCTTGTCTATTCTGCTCGGCACGGTGTTTTACGTGGTGCTGGTCAACTGGGTGTTCTAA
- a CDS encoding AzlC family ABC transporter permease: MVPLGLAFGLLVTQVGFAWFWAPVLSFVIYAGSMEFLALTLITGGAGPLSAALYALLVNFRHVFYALNYPLSRVKSRLGKAYGMYALTDETYAVISARRSVQWTGPRAVTVEAVLQAGWVSGGIVGALCGAALPFELKGMEFALVALFIVLAIESFAGFKDLSLPIMAAFAAGVGLWVSPDNMLMIAMLLYFVVLLVRYYVPAFDRAVTLRVGATRPREQLRREGEAQA, translated from the coding sequence ATGGTGCCGCTGGGTTTGGCTTTCGGTTTATTGGTCACCCAGGTGGGTTTCGCCTGGTTTTGGGCCCCGGTCCTCTCCTTCGTGATTTATGCGGGTTCCATGGAATTCCTGGCCTTGACCCTCATCACGGGAGGCGCGGGGCCCCTCAGTGCGGCTCTCTATGCGCTGCTGGTGAATTTCCGCCACGTGTTCTACGCGCTGAATTACCCACTGAGTAGGGTGAAGTCTAGGTTGGGCAAGGCCTATGGGATGTATGCGCTCACCGATGAGACCTATGCGGTGATTTCCGCTCGCCGTTCCGTGCAGTGGACTGGGCCGCGCGCCGTCACCGTGGAGGCGGTGCTGCAAGCCGGCTGGGTTAGTGGTGGCATCGTGGGCGCGTTGTGTGGTGCGGCACTGCCCTTCGAGCTCAAGGGCATGGAGTTTGCCCTGGTGGCGCTGTTTATTGTGCTGGCGATTGAAAGTTTCGCGGGCTTTAAGGACCTGTCACTGCCGATCATGGCCGCGTTTGCGGCTGGTGTGGGGTTGTGGGTCTCTCCGGACAACATGTTGATGATCGCGATGCTGCTCTACTTTGTGGTGCTGTTGGTGCGTTACTACGTGCCGGCATTCGACCGTGCGGTAACTCTTCGGGTTGGCGCGACGCGCCCCCGTGAGCAGCTGCGTAGGGAGGGTGAGGCGCAGGCATGA